The Bradysia coprophila strain Holo2 chromosome IV, BU_Bcop_v1, whole genome shotgun sequence genome includes a region encoding these proteins:
- the LOC119066543 gene encoding uncharacterized protein LOC119066543 — METNGTHEKFTCALHLKVEHKMHSEITDQRFLSRDGRHQIPKFKSIFTYYANPFDKQLTLTNEWMDWMFQFSLLPKLHYERRVREASIMTSSYLYPFCKDIKRFERLVKWMGYLFICDDHIELGRDKKTTNLIIDQAMDSIKRLEAIHVTGEEHNVSLLNFKPYILCVYYVVDEIFLDMSMDQRKRFIEVWRSYCLANNNENELIEVQLLDLDRISKVRLESGGMKTLFALIEYSEKIQLSDEVWHDDRIQRLMDLCNLCTIFVNDVYSFEKEYLEQNGNMTNMLVNIVGFHVLKYKCSIVEAFERSLNIIREYESEYKELADSLANDHNLGADGKKFVEGLTAVNAGNFALSIHCNRYNVIYETK; from the exons ATGGAAACAAACGGAACCcacgaaaaa TTTACTTGTGCACTGCATTTGAAGGTCGAACATAAAATGCATTCTGAAA TAACCGATCAGAGATTTTTGTCAAGAGATGGTAGGCATCAGATACCGAAATTCAAGTCCATATTCACGTACTATGCCAACCCATTTGATAAGCAACTTACACTTACGAACGAATGGATGGACTGgatgtttcaattttcactTCTTCCTAAACTTCATTACGAACGACGAGTACGCGAAGCCAGTATCATGACTTCGTCCTACCTGTATCCGTTTTGCAAGGATATCAAGCG TTTCGAACGGCTGGTAAAGTGGATGGGTTATTTATTCATCTGCGACGACCATATAGAGCTTGGTCGTGACAAAAAAACTACAAATCTAATCATAGATCAAGCTATGGACTCCATAAAACGATTGGAAGCCATCCATGTGACGGGTGAGGAGCACAATGTTTCGCTACTTAACTTCAAACCGTACATACTATGTGTCTACTATGTTGTCGACGAGATTTTCCTGGATATGAGCATGGATCAGAGAAAACGATTCATAGAAGTGTGGCGTTCGTATTGCTTGGCtaacaataatgaaaatgaactgaTCGAGGTACAGCTACTCGACCTGGATAGGATCAGCAAA GTTCGCCTGGAGAGTGGTGGCATGAAAACATTATTCGCGTTAATTGAATATTCGGAGAAAATTCAGCTTTCCGATGAGGTGTGGCACGATGATAGGATTCAGCGTTTAATGGATCTGTGTAATCTGTGCACCATATTCGTCAACGATGTGTATTCCTTCGAGAAGGAGTATCTGGAACAGAATGGGAACATGACTAATATGCTTGTGAACATAGTCGGATTCCATGTGCTCAAGTACAAGTGTTCCATAGTAGAGGCATTCGAAAGATCGTTGAATATTATCAGAGAATATGAATCTGAATATAAAGAGCTTGCTGATAGTCTTGCCAACGATCATAATCTTGGCGCTGATGGCAAGAAGTTTGTCGAAGGTTTGACCGCTGTAAATGCCGGTAATTTTGCTCTATCCATACACTGTAATAGGTATAACGTAATTTACGAGACGAAGTAA